Proteins co-encoded in one Leucobacter exalbidus genomic window:
- a CDS encoding NUDIX hydrolase — translation MDLRVAAYAVVERRGKILLTHWRRGHLHGWTLPGGGLDAGEDPRDAVVREVLEETGLEAKVGKLLGIDSRVMVREDVPEGVEPELHTIRIVYRATVKDGPLRNEIGGSSDEARWVPLREIKTLRTLSLVQTGLRMAGITLRKSPVKSSKAGQPKQGAKNPAKQPKQGQPRQNQPKQNQPKQGQPKQNQPKQGPAKQGQPKQEQKPAQRSGQRHGRARRRADNTGGAQNAAAQTSAHTPTAE, via the coding sequence ATGGATCTTCGAGTAGCCGCCTACGCGGTGGTAGAGCGGCGCGGCAAGATCCTGCTCACTCACTGGCGCCGAGGCCACCTGCACGGGTGGACGCTGCCGGGCGGCGGGCTCGATGCGGGGGAGGATCCCCGCGATGCTGTCGTGCGCGAAGTGCTCGAAGAAACCGGCCTTGAAGCCAAGGTTGGCAAGCTGCTCGGCATCGATTCGCGCGTAATGGTGCGCGAAGATGTGCCCGAGGGTGTCGAGCCCGAGCTGCACACGATCAGAATTGTCTACCGCGCGACCGTGAAAGACGGCCCGCTGCGTAACGAGATCGGCGGCTCGTCTGACGAGGCCCGCTGGGTTCCGCTGCGTGAGATCAAGACGCTGCGCACCCTGTCGCTCGTGCAGACCGGCCTGCGCATGGCCGGCATTACCCTGCGCAAGTCTCCCGTGAAAAGCAGCAAGGCGGGGCAGCCGAAGCAGGGCGCAAAGAACCCGGCCAAGCAGCCCAAACAAGGGCAGCCCCGGCAGAATCAGCCCAAGCAAAACCAGCCCAAACAGGGCCAGCCCAAGCAGAACCAGCCGAAGCAAGGGCCGGCCAAGCAGGGCCAACCCAAACAAGAGCAGAAGCCCGCGCAGCGCTCGGGCCAGCGGCACGGGCGGGCGCGGCGTCGCGCCGACAACACCGGCGGCGCGCAAAACGCTGCCGCGCAGACCTCTGCGCACACTCCCACTGCCGAATAA
- a CDS encoding DNA/RNA helicase yields MTLSRKRRRELRQLKGTAQELLDQQRVVLGHAGVVLQEAGRQAKQLSDEHLAPRVDDTLEAVRPAVDRSVASARRAADSVRRVSAPFVANALARTIRTLDELDNPVAAKQVRGFGERSGYLKPAKKNRTGGIIAIGLGVAAAAGVGYALWQAFRTDDELWIAPES; encoded by the coding sequence ATGACACTCTCACGGAAGCGTCGCCGCGAGCTGCGCCAGCTCAAGGGAACGGCCCAGGAGCTACTTGATCAGCAGCGGGTCGTGCTCGGGCACGCCGGCGTTGTGCTGCAGGAGGCTGGCCGTCAGGCGAAGCAGCTGAGCGACGAGCATCTTGCCCCGCGCGTCGACGACACGCTCGAAGCGGTTCGTCCCGCGGTTGATCGCAGCGTTGCGTCGGCACGACGCGCCGCTGACAGCGTGCGCCGGGTCTCGGCGCCGTTCGTGGCGAACGCGCTGGCCCGCACGATTCGCACGCTCGACGAGCTCGATAACCCCGTTGCGGCCAAGCAGGTGCGCGGCTTCGGTGAGCGCAGCGGCTACTTGAAGCCCGCCAAGAAGAACCGCACCGGCGGCATCATCGCGATCGGCCTCGGCGTCGCGGCGGCGGCTGGCGTCGGCTACGCCCTGTGGCAGGCCTTCCGCACCGACGATGAGCTGTGGATCGCCCCCGAGAGCTAA
- a CDS encoding peptidylprolyl isomerase yields MTIHTSVATIHTNHGDIVINLFGDHAPKTVKNFTDLVEKDFYNGVIFHRIIKDFMIQGGDPTGTGTGGPGYNFDDEIHPELSFDRKYQLAMANAGKRPDMTGRLSGTNGSQFFITTTAPEWLTGKHTIFGEVADDASKAVVDAIQSVKTGAMDRPADDVVITSVDVVEA; encoded by the coding sequence ATGACCATTCACACTTCCGTTGCAACCATTCACACCAACCACGGCGATATCGTCATCAACCTCTTCGGCGATCACGCGCCCAAGACGGTGAAGAACTTCACCGACCTCGTAGAGAAGGATTTCTACAACGGCGTGATCTTCCACCGCATCATCAAGGACTTCATGATCCAGGGTGGCGACCCCACGGGCACCGGCACCGGCGGCCCCGGCTACAACTTCGACGATGAGATCCACCCCGAGCTCTCGTTTGACCGCAAGTACCAGCTCGCCATGGCGAACGCCGGCAAGCGCCCCGACATGACGGGCCGCCTCTCGGGCACCAACGGTTCACAGTTCTTCATCACCACGACCGCTCCCGAGTGGCTCACAGGCAAGCACACCATCTTCGGTGAGGTTGCAGACGACGCTTCGAAGGCCGTCGTTGACGCCATCCAGTCGGTCAAGACCGGTGCCATGGATCGCCCGGCAGACGACGTAGTCATCACCAGCGTCGACGTCGTCGAGGCGTAG
- a CDS encoding rhomboid family intramembrane serine protease: MAGAPSFGERAAYGPNDVCYRHPSVHSFALCQRCGRTICGECQVVSAVGVLCPDCVRQMQPSGSTRAKRSTKVLGRRIAALDTPVTYAIMALCVVVYLAQLATHYFGNDEVTRALWYAPLYSVPPSMLPAGLDFEPWRMVTSMFTHSTGFVFHILFNMYALWLFGRNLEGMLGKWRFAALYLLSGLGGSLVVMLWSYADPNALMTPTVGASGAIFGVLGATLVAARAARVNVTSLLVLVAINFGIGLIPGANVSWQAHLGGLIVGAGTMWALLQLRRSSPAKRTLALSGIAGVLVLASFAFFFALPV, from the coding sequence TTGGCAGGCGCACCAAGCTTCGGCGAACGGGCGGCTTACGGGCCCAACGACGTCTGCTATCGGCACCCCAGCGTGCACAGCTTTGCGCTGTGTCAGCGCTGCGGCCGCACCATCTGTGGCGAATGCCAGGTGGTGTCGGCCGTGGGGGTGCTGTGCCCCGACTGCGTACGCCAGATGCAGCCCTCGGGCAGCACGCGCGCAAAGCGCAGCACCAAGGTACTCGGGCGGCGCATCGCGGCGCTCGATACCCCGGTAACGTACGCGATCATGGCGCTGTGCGTGGTCGTGTACCTCGCGCAGCTCGCCACCCACTACTTCGGTAACGATGAAGTGACGCGAGCGCTGTGGTACGCACCGCTGTATTCGGTGCCGCCATCTATGTTGCCGGCGGGGTTGGACTTTGAGCCCTGGCGCATGGTGACCTCGATGTTCACGCACTCGACCGGGTTCGTGTTTCACATCTTGTTCAACATGTACGCGCTGTGGCTGTTTGGGCGCAATCTCGAGGGAATGCTGGGGAAGTGGCGCTTCGCGGCGCTCTACCTGCTCTCAGGCCTTGGCGGATCCCTCGTGGTGATGCTGTGGTCGTACGCAGACCCCAACGCGCTCATGACGCCGACAGTGGGCGCCTCTGGCGCGATCTTCGGCGTGCTGGGAGCGACGCTCGTCGCCGCTCGAGCGGCACGCGTGAACGTCACCTCGCTGCTGGTGCTCGTCGCGATTAACTTCGGTATCGGGCTCATCCCCGGCGCCAACGTGTCGTGGCAGGCTCACCTGGGTGGGCTGATCGTGGGCGCTGGCACGATGTGGGCGCTGCTGCAGCTGCGACGCAGCTCGCCAGCAAAGCGCACTCTCGCGCTGAGCGGGATCGCGGGCGTGCTGGTGCTCGCCAGCTTTGCGTTCTTCTTCGCACTGCCGGTGTAA
- a CDS encoding cell division protein CrgA — MAAAGKNVDKQKSGDLAKAQARAERQEAHKDAPNPVWFKPVMFGFMLLGLIWIVLYYVTSSMITPLPLPMLGQANIFVGFGLVLVGFLMTPWWK; from the coding sequence ATGGCAGCAGCAGGAAAGAACGTAGACAAGCAGAAGTCGGGCGACCTCGCAAAAGCTCAGGCACGCGCAGAGCGTCAGGAGGCCCACAAGGACGCCCCCAACCCCGTGTGGTTTAAGCCGGTAATGTTCGGCTTCATGCTGCTCGGGCTGATCTGGATCGTGCTCTATTACGTCACGAGCTCGATGATCACACCGCTTCCGCTTCCCATGCTGGGTCAGGCCAACATCTTTGTCGGATTCGGCCTCGTGCTCGTCGGATTCTTGATGACGCCCTGGTGGAAGTAA
- a CDS encoding class E sortase: MKEKRSGRVRRASLSPLTVIGELLLVAGLGVFGYIVWQPWHTGVAVTAKQTELAAQDSAEWADAAPAVEWDGVIPVAERPGPAENFAVLHVPSFGTTFANRVAETTDWWTVLNLDDKGIGHYETTQMPGEPGNFALAGHRSGPLINSFREVMNLRVGDPLFVETKEGWYTYRFRSIEYVLPDAVDVLNPFPRIEGTPGEDQILTLTTCHPKMSGSDERAIAYSVLEGFQPHSAGVPAELIELNPSQGATQAPRGDAE, translated from the coding sequence GTGAAAGAGAAGCGTTCCGGTCGCGTACGTCGTGCGAGTCTGAGCCCGCTGACGGTAATCGGCGAACTTTTGCTGGTGGCCGGGCTGGGTGTCTTCGGATATATCGTGTGGCAACCGTGGCACACGGGCGTCGCCGTCACCGCGAAGCAGACCGAACTCGCGGCCCAAGACTCGGCCGAATGGGCTGATGCCGCGCCCGCTGTTGAATGGGATGGCGTGATTCCCGTCGCCGAGCGCCCGGGCCCCGCCGAGAACTTCGCTGTGCTGCACGTGCCCTCTTTCGGTACGACGTTTGCTAACCGCGTGGCCGAGACCACCGACTGGTGGACGGTGCTGAATCTTGATGACAAGGGTATCGGCCACTACGAAACCACCCAAATGCCGGGGGAGCCGGGTAACTTTGCGCTTGCCGGGCATCGATCCGGGCCCCTCATTAACTCATTTCGTGAGGTGATGAACCTGCGCGTTGGCGACCCGCTCTTCGTGGAAACGAAGGAGGGGTGGTACACGTATCGGTTCCGCTCGATCGAATATGTGCTGCCCGACGCGGTCGACGTGCTTAACCCGTTTCCCCGCATCGAGGGCACTCCGGGCGAAGACCAGATTCTGACCCTCACGACCTGCCACCCCAAAATGTCGGGCAGCGATGAGCGCGCAATCGCGTACTCGGTGCTTGAAGGGTTTCAGCCGCACAGCGCGGGCGTTCCCGCCGAGCTGATCGAGCTCAACCCAAGCCAGGGTGCCACGCAGGCACCGAGAGGAGACGCGGAATAA
- a CDS encoding anthranilate synthase component II produces MTHILVIDNYDSFVYTIAGYLQQLGATVKVIRNDDLSIGELESALADYDGVLVSPGPGTPADAGISIPMINIALRTGIPVLGVCLGHQAIAEALGATVTHAEELMHGKVSRVRHTGDQFYADVPTEFDATRYHSLAVVRDTIPEVLEITAETEGGVVMALRHRERPIFGVQYHPESVLTEGGYQQFGNWLELVGAKGAAERAKSLSPLIITH; encoded by the coding sequence ATGACCCATATTTTAGTGATCGATAACTACGACAGTTTCGTCTACACGATTGCCGGCTATCTGCAGCAGCTGGGCGCCACCGTGAAGGTCATTCGCAATGATGACCTGAGCATCGGTGAGCTCGAGAGCGCCCTCGCCGATTACGACGGCGTGCTCGTGTCGCCCGGGCCCGGCACCCCCGCAGATGCCGGGATCTCGATCCCCATGATCAATATCGCCCTGCGCACCGGTATCCCCGTGCTGGGCGTCTGCCTGGGCCACCAGGCCATCGCAGAGGCCCTGGGAGCGACGGTCACGCACGCTGAGGAGCTGATGCACGGCAAGGTGTCGCGCGTGCGCCACACGGGCGACCAGTTCTACGCTGACGTGCCCACCGAGTTCGACGCGACCAGGTATCACTCGCTCGCGGTCGTGCGCGACACGATTCCTGAGGTGCTCGAGATCACTGCCGAAACCGAGGGCGGCGTCGTGATGGCGCTGCGGCACCGCGAACGCCCCATTTTTGGGGTGCAGTACCACCCCGAGTCAGTGCTCACCGAGGGCGGCTACCAGCAGTTCGGCAACTGGCTCGAGCTCGTCGGCGCCAAGGGAGCGGCTGAGCGGGCGAAGTCACTGTCGCCGCTGATCATCACGCACTAG
- the pknB gene encoding Stk1 family PASTA domain-containing Ser/Thr kinase, which produces MSTEEVDMPETADVGAQRILAGRYAIGEFIGQGGMATVYRGTDTKLGRQVAIKVMKADLANDEQFRSRFRQEARSASRMAHPTVVRVFDAGDDLIQTVDGPKRLPFIVMEYVEGTNLRQLTAENKLSHAEVCRIVDSVLTALEYSHRAGIVHRDIKPANIMITTTGQVKVMDFGIARAVSDTSSTLQQTTAILGTAAYFSPEQAKGESIDARTDLYSTAVLLYELIAGDVPFRGDTAVAVAYQHVSERPKAPSVVNPQVTPELDRVVLYGLAKDRAKRFQTAAEFRDALRTAARGEMPDLATHAPEAVLFSGGDEVSESDLALRQLSEGGGARTQSRPPVMWTWAAILTIGAVIIAVVFWLVTLAPKQFIPDTSREIPALIDVDRTAAMDTLLKQELKPKQVEQTDEEIAAGNVISTDPEAGTVLSVGDEITLYISSGPKSAAVPAPDRMSLAEYTKALEDLGLSVGLVSTVDDPIQKKDRVLGVIPEPGTSLESGSSVEIQVSSGQVQVPDVQGQPLDVAIKMFDGSGLNVTSTQDSACQTQPGYPVIWQSAVGAQPQGSDLQLSYCWG; this is translated from the coding sequence ATGAGCACGGAAGAGGTTGATATGCCCGAGACGGCCGACGTCGGTGCCCAGCGCATTCTCGCTGGACGCTATGCCATCGGCGAGTTCATCGGTCAGGGTGGTATGGCTACGGTCTACCGCGGCACCGATACAAAACTCGGTCGCCAGGTTGCCATCAAGGTGATGAAGGCAGATCTGGCAAACGATGAGCAGTTTCGCTCACGTTTTCGCCAGGAAGCCCGCTCTGCCTCACGCATGGCGCACCCCACTGTGGTGCGCGTGTTCGATGCTGGCGATGACCTGATCCAAACGGTTGACGGCCCGAAACGGCTGCCGTTCATCGTGATGGAGTACGTCGAGGGCACCAACCTGCGCCAGCTCACTGCAGAGAACAAGCTGTCGCACGCTGAGGTCTGCCGCATCGTGGATTCGGTGCTCACGGCACTGGAATACTCACACCGCGCCGGTATCGTGCACCGCGACATCAAACCCGCGAACATCATGATCACCACGACCGGCCAGGTCAAGGTGATGGACTTTGGTATTGCCCGTGCCGTGTCAGACACGTCTTCGACGCTGCAGCAGACCACGGCAATTCTCGGCACCGCGGCCTACTTCTCACCCGAGCAGGCCAAGGGCGAGTCGATCGATGCGCGCACCGACCTGTACTCGACCGCCGTGCTGCTGTACGAACTGATCGCCGGCGACGTACCGTTCCGCGGCGACACCGCCGTAGCGGTCGCCTACCAGCACGTCAGCGAGCGCCCCAAGGCGCCCAGCGTCGTGAACCCGCAGGTCACCCCTGAACTTGATCGTGTGGTGCTGTACGGCCTCGCGAAAGATCGCGCGAAGCGATTCCAAACCGCCGCAGAGTTTCGCGATGCCCTGCGCACCGCGGCCCGCGGTGAAATGCCCGACCTGGCGACGCACGCCCCTGAGGCCGTGCTGTTCTCGGGCGGCGACGAGGTGTCAGAGTCTGACCTCGCACTGCGTCAGCTGTCTGAGGGCGGCGGCGCACGCACACAGAGCCGCCCGCCGGTGATGTGGACCTGGGCTGCGATTTTGACCATTGGCGCCGTCATCATCGCCGTGGTGTTCTGGCTCGTGACATTGGCGCCCAAGCAGTTCATTCCCGATACCTCTCGCGAGATTCCTGCGCTGATTGATGTCGATCGCACGGCGGCGATGGATACGCTGCTGAAGCAAGAGCTGAAGCCCAAGCAGGTTGAGCAGACCGACGAAGAAATTGCCGCTGGAAACGTGATCTCGACCGACCCCGAAGCGGGCACTGTGCTTTCGGTGGGCGACGAGATCACGCTCTACATTTCGAGTGGCCCGAAGTCGGCTGCTGTGCCGGCCCCTGACCGCATGTCGCTTGCCGAGTACACCAAGGCTCTGGAAGACCTCGGTCTCTCGGTGGGCCTGGTGTCGACGGTTGATGATCCGATCCAGAAGAAGGATCGAGTACTGGGTGTCATTCCCGAGCCCGGTACCTCGCTCGAGTCTGGCTCAAGCGTTGAGATTCAGGTCTCGAGCGGGCAGGTACAGGTTCCTGACGTACAGGGCCAGCCGCTCGATGTCGCGATCAAGATGTTTGATGGTTCGGGGCTCAACGTCACCTCGACTCAAGATTCAGCATGCCAGACTCAGCCGGGCTACCCCGTGATCTGGCAGTCAGCCGTGGGGGCACAGCCTCAGGGTTCTGATCTGCAGCTGTCCTACTGCTGGGGCTAA
- a CDS encoding protein kinase domain-containing protein has protein sequence MRPAAGITFGGRYELSSRVAVGGMGEVWKASDSIIGRTVAIKILKDEYMGDPGFLERFRAEARHAALVNHEGIANVFDYGEEQGSAYIVMELVPGEPLSAIIEREGRIPANRVLGIVAQTATSLQAAHDAGLVHRDIKPGNLLITPEGRVKITDFGIARIADQVPLTATGQVMGTVQYLAPEQASGHTATPATDIYSLGIVAYECLAGKRPFTGESQVAIAMAQINDTPPALPADVPEHVRNLVYACLAKDSAGRPLTSAKLAQAATALHRGNVALAASYVPQVMGQQDPATTVLPSTTAGDAATTALPQTSPLTNPGAPGAAAAAGLAGEEEAPKKKKKSAWTWPLITLIALLLIVGGGTAVALINGANNTAETPTVEPKPKPTPPKEDVVPTTGEIDGSQLIGLHFDDAVQRLINLGFTDVRTLEGESVPADQAGLVTSVNPTGAKVPLSETILVTHTIPYGEIETPGTPTGPSTVQVGDTFVVQNISGSCPTPLLPQDFDITYTEDTGLLMSQLANSSVQVKAIAPGTLNIYYKFGCSDGSSSMASPTSDKLEITVEAAPEPDPEPEADSDSDSDSDSRADSKSGSEADSDADAGKASSSTSSQGTTAATGTNTADAASSGSN, from the coding sequence ATGAGGCCAGCGGCAGGGATCACATTCGGCGGGCGCTACGAGCTGAGCTCACGAGTCGCCGTCGGCGGCATGGGCGAGGTTTGGAAAGCAAGCGACAGCATCATCGGTCGCACCGTAGCGATTAAGATCTTGAAAGACGAGTACATGGGGGACCCCGGGTTCCTCGAGCGTTTTCGGGCTGAAGCCCGCCACGCAGCGCTCGTCAATCACGAGGGCATCGCGAATGTCTTCGACTACGGTGAGGAACAGGGCAGCGCCTACATCGTGATGGAGCTGGTTCCTGGCGAACCGCTCTCGGCGATCATTGAACGCGAGGGCCGCATTCCGGCCAACCGCGTGCTGGGCATTGTGGCGCAGACCGCGACCTCGTTGCAGGCCGCGCACGACGCCGGCCTCGTGCACCGTGATATCAAGCCGGGCAACCTGCTGATCACGCCCGAGGGCCGCGTCAAGATCACCGACTTCGGTATCGCGCGCATCGCCGACCAGGTGCCGCTCACCGCGACCGGCCAGGTGATGGGCACGGTGCAGTACCTCGCGCCCGAGCAGGCAAGTGGCCACACCGCCACCCCCGCCACCGACATCTATTCGCTCGGTATCGTGGCGTACGAATGCCTCGCAGGCAAGCGCCCGTTCACCGGTGAATCGCAGGTCGCGATCGCCATGGCGCAGATCAACGACACCCCGCCCGCGCTGCCCGCTGACGTACCCGAGCACGTGCGCAACCTCGTATACGCGTGCCTCGCAAAGGACTCGGCTGGGCGACCGCTGACCTCGGCAAAGCTGGCACAGGCCGCCACCGCGCTGCACCGTGGCAACGTGGCCCTCGCCGCAAGCTACGTGCCGCAGGTCATGGGCCAGCAGGATCCGGCAACCACCGTGCTTCCGAGCACGACCGCTGGTGACGCCGCCACGACCGCGCTGCCGCAGACCAGCCCGCTGACGAACCCCGGTGCCCCCGGAGCCGCAGCGGCAGCTGGCCTGGCTGGTGAAGAGGAAGCGCCCAAGAAGAAAAAGAAGAGCGCCTGGACCTGGCCGCTGATCACGTTGATCGCGCTGCTCTTGATTGTGGGCGGCGGCACCGCTGTAGCCCTGATCAATGGCGCGAACAACACGGCTGAGACGCCCACCGTCGAGCCGAAGCCCAAGCCCACGCCGCCGAAGGAAGATGTCGTTCCGACCACCGGTGAGATTGACGGCTCACAGCTCATCGGCTTGCACTTCGACGACGCTGTTCAGCGGCTCATCAATCTCGGTTTCACCGATGTGCGCACGCTCGAGGGCGAGTCGGTTCCGGCCGACCAGGCCGGGCTGGTGACCAGTGTGAACCCCACGGGCGCAAAGGTGCCGCTGTCTGAGACCATCTTGGTCACGCATACCATCCCGTACGGCGAGATCGAAACCCCTGGCACGCCCACGGGGCCGTCCACCGTGCAGGTTGGCGATACCTTCGTCGTGCAGAACATCTCGGGTAGCTGCCCGACCCCGCTGTTGCCGCAAGATTTTGATATCACCTACACCGAAGACACTGGCCTCCTCATGAGCCAGCTGGCCAATAGCTCAGTGCAGGTAAAGGCGATCGCCCCCGGCACCCTCAACATTTATTACAAGTTTGGCTGTTCAGACGGCTCGTCATCGATGGCTTCCCCCACCTCTGACAAGCTCGAGATCACGGTTGAGGCCGCCCCTGAGCCCGATCCGGAGCCTGAAGCTGACTCAGATTCTGATTCAGACTCAGATTCAAGAGCAGATTCTAAATCAGGTTCAGAGGCCGATTCAGACGCCGATGCGGGCAAGGCTTCAAGCTCGACTTCAAGCCAGGGCACGACGGCCGCCACCGGCACAAACACCGCTGACGCTGCGTCTTCTGGATCAAACTAA
- a CDS encoding peptidoglycan D,D-transpeptidase FtsI family protein: MNKQLKALTRTIFALFIVLFFAVTMVQVVQADDLRANELNGRTIKNGYEVERGSILVDGDPVAYSTPTGDSYKYVRQYSAGSLYAPITGYFSHSQGMSGLELAMNQDLSGIGNAQFFTRIQNTLNGVSPQGSSVQTTIQAKVQRAASEAMSELGVDGAVVALDPKTGRVLAMTSTPSFDPNLLSGNDDAEIIANYGQLADEPSQPLKNRAIAGDLYHPGSVYKLIVAAAAIEAGDAKPSSSFENPDKLKLPQSTHEMQNASRTTCGTGSKATLEQAIVMSCNIPIAELAMSMDKNAVPNMAHAFGFEQEITIPLKVTPSASPEPNDQSQVALSSIGQLDVRSTPMQIAMVSAGIANGGTVMKPQLIDKIITPDLRVEKEYTPEQFSKPISEKTAEAVTGMMEKGVSTPEGLAQKAAIDGVRVAGKTGTAENGVAEDGTDVPFTLWFTGFAPVEDPQVAVAVVIENGGGANYGFEGGSFDLPTAVGKRVMEAVLSE, translated from the coding sequence ATGAACAAGCAGCTGAAAGCACTCACGCGAACGATCTTCGCGCTGTTTATCGTGCTCTTTTTCGCGGTCACCATGGTGCAAGTGGTGCAGGCTGATGATCTGCGTGCGAACGAACTCAACGGGCGCACCATCAAGAACGGCTACGAGGTTGAGCGCGGCTCGATTCTCGTCGACGGCGACCCCGTCGCGTACTCGACGCCCACCGGCGACTCTTACAAGTATGTGCGCCAGTACTCGGCCGGTTCGCTGTACGCCCCGATCACGGGCTACTTCTCGCACAGCCAGGGCATGAGCGGCCTCGAGTTGGCCATGAACCAAGACCTCTCGGGCATCGGCAACGCGCAGTTCTTCACCCGCATTCAGAACACCCTCAACGGGGTATCGCCGCAGGGCAGCTCGGTGCAGACCACCATCCAGGCGAAGGTGCAGCGCGCCGCAAGCGAGGCCATGAGCGAGCTGGGTGTCGATGGCGCAGTCGTCGCGCTCGATCCCAAGACCGGCCGCGTGCTCGCCATGACCTCGACCCCCAGTTTTGATCCGAATCTGCTGTCGGGCAACGACGATGCCGAGATCATTGCGAACTACGGTCAGCTCGCTGACGAACCCTCGCAGCCGCTCAAGAACCGCGCGATCGCCGGCGACCTGTACCACCCAGGGTCGGTGTACAAGCTCATCGTCGCGGCCGCCGCGATTGAGGCCGGCGACGCGAAGCCCTCGTCGTCGTTCGAGAACCCCGACAAGCTGAAGCTGCCGCAGTCGACGCACGAGATGCAGAATGCTTCGCGCACGACCTGCGGCACCGGATCAAAGGCGACGCTCGAGCAGGCCATCGTGATGTCGTGCAACATTCCCATCGCCGAGCTGGCGATGAGCATGGACAAGAACGCGGTGCCCAACATGGCGCACGCGTTCGGGTTCGAGCAAGAAATCACGATCCCGTTGAAGGTCACCCCGAGTGCGTCACCCGAACCAAATGATCAGTCTCAGGTCGCGCTGTCGTCGATCGGTCAGCTCGATGTGCGTTCAACGCCCATGCAGATCGCTATGGTCTCTGCGGGTATCGCGAACGGCGGCACCGTCATGAAGCCGCAGCTCATCGACAAGATCATCACCCCCGATCTGCGCGTCGAGAAAGAGTACACGCCCGAGCAGTTCTCGAAGCCGATCTCAGAAAAAACGGCTGAGGCCGTCACTGGGATGATGGAGAAGGGCGTTTCGACCCCCGAGGGCCTCGCGCAGAAAGCCGCCATTGACGGTGTGCGCGTAGCAGGAAAGACCGGTACCGCTGAGAATGGCGTTGCCGAAGACGGTACTGATGTGCCGTTCACCCTGTGGTTCACCGGCTTCGCGCCGGTGGAAGACCCACAGGTTGCAGTCGCAGTCGTCATCGAAAATGGCGGCGGTGCCAACTATGGTTTTGAGGGTGGGTCATTCGATCTCCCCACAGCTGTCGGAAAACGAGTTATGGAAGCGGTGTTGAGCGAATGA